A region from the Halobacillus mangrovi genome encodes:
- the yhaM gene encoding 3'-5' exoribonuclease YhaM: MKKGIAYYQIGETFDHFLLIKSATKGVASNGKPFLSFMLKDKTGEIDAKLWEASNEDEHVFQQGELVKVSGEVGQFRNKPQLKIHSIRPSQKTDGVFVSDFIEKAPVEKGDLMERITEAIFEMKNANLQRITRQFVKQYQDDLLTYPAAVRNHHEYVSGLAHHIVSMLRLAKELVGLYPELNKDLLYAGIILHDLGKLRELSNASSPSYTIEGKLIGHIPLMVEEIRVIANELQIEGEEVTVLQHMILSHHGKAEWGSPKPPLVREAEVLHYIDMLDARLNMMNRALSKVNPGDFTDKMYSLEQRSFYKPLFEEK; this comes from the coding sequence TTGAAAAAAGGAATAGCTTATTACCAAATTGGAGAAACCTTCGATCATTTTCTTTTGATAAAATCAGCTACAAAAGGAGTAGCTAGTAATGGCAAACCATTCTTATCGTTCATGCTGAAGGATAAGACAGGGGAAATTGACGCTAAACTTTGGGAAGCGAGTAATGAGGACGAGCATGTTTTTCAGCAGGGAGAGCTTGTAAAAGTAAGTGGGGAAGTGGGACAATTCCGAAATAAACCACAGTTGAAAATTCACAGTATCCGTCCTTCCCAAAAGACGGATGGAGTCTTTGTGTCTGATTTTATTGAGAAAGCGCCTGTTGAAAAGGGAGACCTAATGGAGCGCATCACAGAGGCAATATTTGAAATGAAAAATGCCAACCTCCAAAGAATCACTCGACAGTTTGTGAAGCAATATCAAGATGATCTGCTCACCTATCCCGCAGCTGTCCGGAACCATCATGAATATGTGTCAGGCCTTGCCCATCATATCGTTTCAATGCTTCGATTGGCAAAAGAATTAGTTGGACTCTACCCCGAATTGAATAAAGATTTGCTTTATGCAGGAATCATCCTACATGACCTGGGAAAATTGAGAGAGTTATCAAATGCATCATCCCCCTCCTATACAATAGAGGGGAAGTTGATTGGTCATATTCCTTTAATGGTGGAAGAAATTCGAGTTATTGCGAACGAGCTGCAGATCGAAGGTGAAGAAGTAACCGTCTTACAGCATATGATTTTAAGCCATCACGGAAAAGCGGAGTGGGGAAGCCCGAAACCACCACTAGTACGGGAAGCGGAAGTACTGCACTACATCGATATGCTTGATGCAAGACTTAATATGATGAATCGGGCATTAAGTAAAGTGAACCCTGGCGATTTTACGGATAAAATGTATTCACTTGAACAACGTTCTTTTTATAAACCGTTATTTGAAGAAAAATAA
- a CDS encoding GbsR/MarR family transcriptional regulator: MPEKNNNDWIKYEETIEQFIQVIAKNMNLYGVTPSIGRLYGVLYFSGEPMTLDDMREALEMSKTSMSTGVRALSDMKMVEPSFKKGVRKDLYKSEEDWYKSFTSLFGSRWRHHTETNIEEADETIQELMNLKEKTEDEKLIEKIDQDIEKLTYAQNYYRWLMKFIHVVESGEIFQYVPKVEQKETQDS, translated from the coding sequence TTGCCAGAAAAAAATAATAATGACTGGATTAAATATGAAGAAACAATCGAACAATTCATACAAGTGATTGCAAAGAACATGAATCTATATGGTGTCACCCCGTCCATAGGCCGATTGTATGGAGTGCTTTACTTTTCTGGAGAGCCAATGACCCTTGATGATATGAGGGAAGCCCTTGAAATGAGTAAAACGAGTATGTCAACGGGTGTAAGGGCTCTATCTGATATGAAAATGGTCGAACCTTCATTTAAAAAAGGGGTCCGCAAAGATTTGTACAAGTCTGAAGAAGATTGGTACAAGTCATTTACCTCTTTGTTTGGAAGTCGATGGAGGCATCATACAGAAACCAATATTGAAGAAGCTGATGAAACCATACAAGAATTAATGAATCTTAAAGAGAAGACAGAGGATGAAAAATTAATTGAGAAAATTGATCAGGACATCGAAAAGCTCACGTATGCTCAAAACTATTATCGATGGCTGATGAAATTCATCCATGTCGTAGAGTCTGGTGAGATCTTTCAATATGTACCTAAGGTCGAACAGAAAGAAACCCAGGATTCCTAA
- a CDS encoding ATP-binding protein, producing the protein MNIKEIHIYGFGKWQNKVFSLEQGQVNLLSGQNEAGKSTIHQFILFMLFGLTPKQREYYQPKKGGAIGGQLTISTEKHQQVVIERLHNQRNGKALCRLANGVEHGEDWLYELLKGTNREVYNSIFSFSAEDLLDLHRMSGSELGEVLLNIGLTGSDRIYETEKWFDKQVEQRFKPKGRNPLINQQLRVVEGVQKQRFAAEREEADYQRLQDHRVNLIHRMNENEWKVKDTRKKLYSYEQILKAIPVISEYHQLQKQVNESELHSEFPSQGRERYRQLRENLLPLESEKHLLETSLEEMIEWLDKLEENQPSSDELEQGRVLLQERNRYEQAIHYKEQMSGQMEIVRSQLDQQLRHLDLPISEEELIESPLPFYIEGRWADLKNEAHAIKQDETRLNESDRELHQEQQHIEEKLEKLKLESISEEEANQYSKVIDESYRRKDLPAINVEPIKQRRDLLFRFALFLLIAGGLAAWITSSILLGVFSTVAGILFLLGGFTNHQTYQKNLQASKESAAHVPKLSVEEAREKLQQFEKNRAEYSHVRNRWKQLNQEEIRLDEKRKLLLQRKRRLEAGIQEQENLYPFLMALDIGHWDKLYHLLAKAKERSEELESLQNQIESNNQVIQRIFFDLEKFYNDRNWESVQKSVDQLWEHLQLWVQKHERNAERVRQLHHEVDETKQKINEINIRLVSFFKKRDELFSQAGAEDEDSFYSLADKHDRLKEDQRSLQSLEQQVNGMISESEQQEFNIWEQTPHESKLRAEMQSLNDDMTETETNLRELQQALSDTKNQLLQLENSGQLSELIHQSELEKDKLREYAKEWARHQLAFQLLQKTKKQYMEKYLPEVIEKASVYFRQLTNNRYTDILLLSTEQQEMKLVHKDSQHYEVQELSRGTKDQLYVALRIALGETMAEALRLPFLMDDAFVHFDHDRLQVMLRILEEVASRHQVVLFTWRSDLQNQFSKAKALILD; encoded by the coding sequence ATGAATATTAAAGAAATTCATATTTATGGCTTTGGGAAATGGCAAAACAAAGTGTTTTCTCTAGAGCAAGGGCAGGTCAATCTTTTATCAGGACAAAATGAAGCTGGGAAGTCAACCATTCACCAGTTTATTCTTTTTATGTTATTCGGACTTACACCTAAGCAAAGAGAATATTACCAGCCTAAAAAAGGAGGAGCGATCGGCGGCCAGCTGACGATCAGCACGGAAAAGCACCAGCAAGTGGTCATAGAACGCCTTCATAATCAACGGAACGGTAAAGCACTTTGCAGACTGGCTAACGGAGTGGAACATGGCGAAGATTGGCTCTACGAATTGTTGAAAGGAACAAATCGGGAGGTCTATAACTCTATTTTCAGCTTCAGTGCCGAAGACTTACTAGACTTGCACCGAATGTCAGGCAGTGAATTAGGAGAAGTATTATTAAATATTGGCTTAACGGGTTCTGATCGAATATATGAAACGGAGAAGTGGTTCGATAAGCAAGTTGAACAGCGGTTTAAGCCGAAGGGGAGAAACCCGTTAATCAATCAACAGCTTCGTGTGGTAGAAGGTGTCCAAAAACAACGTTTTGCAGCTGAAAGAGAAGAAGCAGATTACCAGAGGCTGCAAGACCATCGAGTAAATCTTATTCATCGAATGAATGAAAATGAATGGAAGGTTAAGGACACAAGAAAGAAGCTGTATAGCTACGAGCAAATACTAAAAGCGATCCCTGTAATCTCGGAGTATCATCAGCTCCAAAAGCAAGTGAACGAGAGTGAGCTGCACTCCGAATTTCCTTCACAAGGAAGAGAACGTTACAGGCAATTAAGAGAAAATCTACTTCCACTTGAAAGTGAAAAGCATTTATTAGAAACAAGCCTTGAAGAGATGATTGAGTGGCTAGATAAACTTGAAGAAAACCAGCCGAGCTCTGATGAGTTAGAACAAGGAAGAGTTCTATTGCAAGAGCGAAACCGTTATGAACAGGCAATCCATTACAAAGAGCAAATGAGCGGTCAGATGGAGATAGTCCGCAGTCAATTAGACCAGCAGCTTCGTCATTTGGATCTTCCAATTTCAGAAGAGGAGTTAATAGAGTCCCCTCTGCCTTTTTACATAGAAGGAAGGTGGGCAGATTTAAAGAATGAGGCGCACGCCATTAAACAAGACGAAACCCGCTTAAACGAAAGTGACCGAGAGTTACATCAGGAACAGCAGCACATAGAAGAAAAACTAGAAAAGTTAAAGTTGGAAAGTATCAGTGAAGAGGAAGCGAATCAGTATTCGAAAGTCATCGACGAATCTTACCGCCGTAAAGATTTACCAGCGATAAATGTGGAACCTATAAAACAACGACGTGACTTACTGTTCAGGTTTGCGTTGTTTCTTCTCATCGCCGGAGGACTGGCCGCGTGGATCACTTCTAGTATCTTGTTAGGCGTGTTTTCAACAGTAGCGGGTATCCTTTTTCTTCTTGGAGGTTTTACCAATCATCAAACGTATCAAAAGAATTTGCAGGCATCTAAGGAGAGTGCTGCCCATGTTCCAAAGCTGTCGGTGGAAGAAGCAAGAGAGAAGTTGCAGCAGTTTGAAAAGAATAGGGCAGAGTATAGTCACGTAAGAAACCGTTGGAAACAATTGAATCAAGAAGAAATTCGGCTGGATGAGAAACGAAAGCTTTTACTACAGAGGAAAAGGAGATTAGAAGCGGGAATTCAGGAGCAGGAGAATCTCTATCCGTTTTTAATGGCTCTTGACATTGGTCATTGGGATAAGCTTTATCACCTTTTGGCCAAGGCGAAAGAAAGAAGTGAGGAGCTGGAGTCACTTCAAAATCAAATCGAATCGAATAACCAAGTAATTCAGAGGATATTTTTTGATCTGGAGAAGTTTTACAATGATAGGAATTGGGAATCGGTTCAGAAAAGCGTCGATCAATTGTGGGAACACCTTCAATTATGGGTGCAGAAACATGAACGAAATGCAGAACGGGTAAGGCAATTGCATCATGAAGTGGATGAGACGAAGCAAAAGATTAATGAAATCAACATACGGCTTGTTTCGTTCTTCAAGAAAAGGGATGAGCTTTTTAGTCAAGCCGGAGCAGAAGATGAGGACTCCTTTTATTCGTTAGCCGATAAGCATGACAGATTGAAGGAGGATCAAAGATCACTCCAAAGTTTGGAACAGCAGGTTAACGGGATGATTTCTGAAAGTGAACAGCAGGAATTTAACATTTGGGAGCAAACTCCACATGAGTCTAAGCTCAGAGCAGAAATGCAAAGCTTAAACGATGATATGACAGAAACGGAAACAAACTTGCGAGAACTTCAGCAAGCTTTGTCGGATACAAAAAATCAGCTTTTACAATTGGAGAACTCAGGTCAACTTTCTGAATTGATCCACCAATCAGAGTTAGAAAAGGATAAATTAAGAGAGTATGCAAAAGAGTGGGCTAGACATCAACTCGCTTTTCAACTGTTACAGAAAACCAAAAAGCAATATATGGAGAAGTACCTTCCAGAAGTTATTGAGAAGGCTTCTGTGTATTTCAGACAATTGACAAACAATCGTTACACGGACATTCTCCTTTTATCCACAGAGCAACAAGAGATGAAGCTTGTTCATAAGGACAGTCAGCATTATGAAGTTCAAGAATTATCCAGAGGGACGAAGGATCAGCTCTATGTCGCTTTAAGAATTGCTTTAGGAGAGACGATGGCAGAGGCATTACGTCTTCCATTTCTCATGGATGATGCTTTTGTCCATTTCGACCATGATCGTCTTCAGGTCATGCTGCGAATATTGGAAGAGGTTGCAAGTCGCCATCAAGTCGTTCTTTTTACATGGAGAAGCGATCTACAGAACCAATTTAGCAAAGCAAAAGCGCTAATTCTGGACTAA
- a CDS encoding metallophosphoesterase family protein produces MHSKLRFLHSADLHLDSLFKSKNHYPDELLERLRKSTFEAFERLINQAIEHQVDFILLVGDLFNESVRSLKAQVFLRNAFQKLNDYGIEVFVSYGNHDYLQGERYPIKFPRNVHVFSSQEIETIPFYKNDQHIANIYGFSYMEREIRERKVNEYVISGDPRYHIAMLHGSLETNTDHDVYAPFRMEELYNRQMDYWALGHIHQRQVLSEDPPAIYPGNIQGRSTKEAGEKGCYLIEFNGVDDSRTFIELHSFTFESVTVSCDHLTSPHELEQVLQQAKSQVSQRNKCTMLEVNLTSTTGELSKWEGEDLLGEWVNIVNETENITGDWIFIHRVKVEDLPFWNENELKKGQHFIGEFLRGMDDVSDEEVQEWLAPLFKHRNAAKHMNPLTREEILDEMESAKVMVIDQLLKREDQSS; encoded by the coding sequence ATGCATTCAAAATTAAGGTTTTTACATAGCGCAGATTTGCATTTGGACAGTCTGTTTAAAAGTAAAAATCATTATCCTGATGAACTATTGGAACGATTGAGAAAAAGTACATTTGAAGCCTTCGAACGCCTCATCAACCAAGCCATCGAGCATCAAGTCGATTTTATTTTGCTGGTAGGAGACTTATTTAACGAATCTGTAAGGAGTTTGAAGGCGCAGGTTTTTTTGAGAAATGCTTTCCAGAAACTTAATGATTACGGGATCGAAGTATTTGTAAGCTATGGAAATCATGACTACCTTCAAGGGGAACGGTACCCGATTAAATTTCCTAGAAATGTCCACGTCTTTTCTTCTCAAGAAATAGAAACCATTCCATTTTATAAAAACGACCAACATATCGCCAACATATACGGATTCAGCTATATGGAAAGAGAAATACGTGAAAGAAAAGTCAATGAGTATGTAATTTCAGGGGATCCGAGGTATCACATTGCCATGCTGCACGGCAGCCTTGAAACAAACACCGATCATGATGTCTACGCACCGTTTCGGATGGAGGAGCTTTATAATCGTCAGATGGACTATTGGGCACTTGGACATATCCATCAAAGACAGGTGTTGTCTGAAGACCCACCTGCTATCTATCCGGGAAATATCCAAGGACGATCAACAAAAGAAGCAGGCGAAAAGGGTTGCTATTTAATAGAATTTAATGGTGTCGATGATAGCCGTACTTTTATAGAACTACATAGTTTCACTTTTGAATCTGTAACTGTATCCTGTGATCATCTCACTTCTCCTCATGAACTAGAACAGGTACTTCAACAAGCTAAATCACAGGTTTCTCAAAGAAACAAGTGTACGATGCTGGAAGTAAACCTTACTTCAACTACGGGCGAATTGAGCAAGTGGGAAGGTGAAGATCTGCTTGGTGAGTGGGTGAATATTGTCAACGAGACTGAAAATATCACTGGGGATTGGATTTTTATCCACCGTGTAAAAGTGGAAGATCTTCCATTTTGGAACGAAAATGAGTTAAAGAAGGGGCAGCATTTTATCGGAGAGTTTCTTAGAGGGATGGATGATGTAAGTGATGAAGAAGTGCAAGAATGGCTTGCTCCCTTATTCAAACATCGAAATGCAGCAAAGCATATGAATCCTTTGACCCGTGAAGAAATCTTAGACGAGATGGAGTCTGCAAAAGTAATGGTGATCGACCAATTGTTAAAAAGAGAGGACCAGTCATCATGA
- a CDS encoding ABC transporter permease: MNKFFIMLSHTYLNRVKSKSFLITTILTVLLVFGLTNLQTIIEQFSGDEEEKKVAVVTENEQWYQSLNGMLNTNEDYILENYNGSLKEAKDEVEEGDFHSVVELSENEQGLPEGTYYANQIANTGESQPIRQALQQVKVGVVTEKANVEPSTIQQISSPVDFDLVALEESAKSAEELSQTRGLVYVMLFFMYFSVMMYGNMISTDVATEKSSRVMEILISSVSPVSQMFAKIIGIALVGLTQFAILLLVGYFGIQQAMSSNNGLLLESFGFTEVQASTIIYAVVFFVLGYLLYATLAATLGSLVSRLEDAQQIVAPMMMLVVAAFMIAVFGLSMPEAPFVTVTSYIPFFTPLIMFLRVGMLDIPVWEVTLSISILVVSIIVLGLVGARVYRGGVLMYGKSSSLKDFKKALQLSKKEG, encoded by the coding sequence ATGAATAAATTTTTCATTATGTTATCTCATACGTATCTGAACCGTGTAAAATCAAAATCATTTCTCATTACAACCATTCTTACTGTTCTCTTAGTTTTTGGTTTAACAAACCTCCAAACCATCATTGAGCAATTCAGCGGAGATGAAGAAGAAAAGAAGGTAGCTGTCGTTACTGAAAATGAACAATGGTACCAATCACTTAATGGGATGTTAAATACAAACGAAGACTATATTCTTGAAAATTACAATGGTAGCCTTAAAGAAGCAAAGGATGAAGTAGAGGAAGGGGACTTTCATTCTGTTGTAGAACTGAGCGAAAATGAACAAGGGCTTCCGGAGGGAACATACTATGCTAATCAAATTGCAAATACAGGAGAAAGCCAGCCGATTCGTCAGGCACTTCAACAAGTAAAAGTTGGTGTCGTTACAGAAAAAGCTAACGTTGAACCCTCTACGATTCAACAAATATCTTCTCCTGTCGACTTTGATTTGGTTGCTTTAGAAGAGAGTGCAAAATCAGCAGAGGAGTTAAGTCAGACACGGGGTCTTGTCTATGTAATGTTATTTTTTATGTACTTTTCAGTTATGATGTATGGCAATATGATTTCTACAGATGTAGCAACTGAGAAGTCCAGTCGAGTTATGGAGATCTTAATTTCAAGTGTATCCCCAGTCTCTCAAATGTTTGCAAAAATTATAGGTATCGCTTTAGTAGGCTTAACCCAGTTCGCGATTCTTTTACTTGTCGGTTACTTCGGTATTCAGCAAGCGATGAGTTCTAATAATGGATTACTGTTGGAGTCGTTTGGATTTACTGAAGTCCAGGCTAGCACAATCATCTACGCAGTTGTATTCTTCGTGCTCGGCTACCTGCTTTATGCTACATTAGCGGCAACACTTGGATCACTAGTTAGCCGACTTGAAGACGCTCAGCAAATTGTCGCACCGATGATGATGCTTGTGGTTGCAGCGTTTATGATTGCGGTCTTCGGATTGTCCATGCCTGAAGCACCTTTTGTCACTGTGACCTCTTACATTCCATTTTTCACTCCATTGATCATGTTTTTACGGGTAGGAATGCTGGATATCCCGGTATGGGAAGTTACGCTTTCTATATCCATACTTGTCGTTTCAATTATCGTGCTAGGCTTAGTTGGAGCAAGAGTTTATCGTGGAGGAGTGTTAATGTATGGGAAATCCTCTTCCTTGAAGGATTTTAAAAAGGCATTACAGTTATCGAAAAAAGAAGGATAA
- a CDS encoding ABC transporter ATP-binding protein: MTLRLHNVTKKFGSFTAVDHLSLEIPEKQIFGFLGANGAGKTTTFRMILGLLDQTGGTITWNDGDIGYDQSHLIGYLPEERGLYPKLKVQDQLVYLAKLRGMPKSASIKELEYWLDRFKVPDYRNKKVEELSKGNQQKIQFISAVLHKPNLLILDEPFSGLDPVNVEMLKEAVVDLKESGTSIVFSSHRMEHVEELCEHLCILHHGTPVVHGQLKEIKRSFGKKNIRVHADFDTRYLESVSGVTKYRPLTEGCELQIKNEEVSQEIFRELSGKGFVRTFNLEEPTLNDIFIEKVGASYE, translated from the coding sequence ATGACATTACGCTTACATAATGTAACTAAGAAATTTGGTTCGTTCACAGCGGTAGACCATCTGTCGTTAGAGATCCCTGAGAAGCAGATTTTCGGTTTTCTCGGAGCTAATGGTGCTGGAAAAACAACGACATTTCGAATGATCCTCGGTCTGCTTGATCAAACAGGAGGAACAATCACATGGAATGATGGAGATATTGGGTATGACCAGAGCCATTTAATCGGGTATTTACCGGAGGAGCGAGGACTTTATCCTAAATTGAAAGTTCAGGATCAACTTGTTTATCTTGCTAAATTAAGAGGGATGCCTAAATCTGCATCGATTAAAGAACTGGAATATTGGCTGGATCGATTTAAGGTTCCTGATTATAGAAATAAAAAGGTAGAGGAATTGTCTAAAGGGAATCAGCAGAAAATTCAATTTATATCAGCTGTTCTGCACAAACCAAATTTATTGATTCTTGATGAGCCATTCTCTGGGCTTGATCCCGTAAATGTGGAAATGCTTAAAGAAGCCGTTGTGGATTTGAAGGAATCCGGTACTTCCATAGTATTTTCTTCTCATCGAATGGAACATGTGGAGGAGTTATGTGAGCATTTGTGCATCCTGCATCATGGTACACCTGTCGTCCACGGACAATTGAAAGAAATTAAACGCTCTTTTGGTAAGAAAAACATCCGTGTTCATGCTGATTTCGATACCCGATATCTGGAGAGTGTATCTGGGGTAACGAAGTACAGACCGCTTACGGAAGGCTGCGAGTTACAGATTAAAAATGAAGAGGTATCTCAAGAAATATTTCGTGAGCTTTCTGGAAAAGGGTTTGTCCGCACCTTCAACCTGGAGGAGCCGACATTAAATGACATTTTCATAGAGAAAGTTGGTGCTTCCTATGAATAA
- a CDS encoding YhzD family protein, with the protein MKTYFLTVFEKDGTNVLDETFQAETDDQAKEIGSEKLKEKGFSEHTHRCVAPEGHLVLFHR; encoded by the coding sequence ATGAAAACATACTTTCTAACTGTATTCGAAAAGGATGGAACAAATGTATTAGATGAAACATTCCAAGCCGAGACTGATGATCAAGCAAAAGAAATCGGCAGTGAGAAACTAAAAGAAAAAGGATTCAGCGAACACACCCACCGTTGTGTCGCTCCCGAAGGTCATCTTGTACTCTTTCACAGATAA
- a CDS encoding enoyl-CoA hydratase, translating into MDFFKIEEQDNVVYLKIARGEKYNALNIEMLEEFSEAVSEVKELEPQVVVLCGEGEGFCAGGDISMMKEVQDAKKYDQVMDHIETIVTTLYTMPKIVISALHGPVVGLGLSIALAADYVVAEADATISMNFIGIGLVPDGGGHFWLQERLGTHQAKQFAWEGQQMKAKEAFDHKLVDIVLNDSFHDEVAAIARKWSMRPLQSMIKTKQIYHQYGVDKLLQYLSKERQAQWELRQTKDHLEGVTAFMEKRKPNFQGR; encoded by the coding sequence ATGGATTTCTTTAAAATAGAAGAACAGGATAATGTCGTCTATTTAAAAATTGCACGCGGAGAAAAGTACAATGCTCTAAATATAGAAATGCTTGAAGAATTCTCAGAAGCAGTAAGCGAAGTGAAAGAGCTTGAGCCTCAAGTCGTTGTTCTTTGCGGTGAAGGAGAAGGATTCTGTGCAGGCGGAGATATTTCAATGATGAAAGAAGTGCAAGATGCAAAGAAATATGATCAAGTTATGGACCATATTGAAACAATCGTAACAACCCTTTATACAATGCCTAAGATTGTGATCTCAGCTCTCCATGGGCCGGTTGTTGGACTCGGGTTGAGTATCGCGTTGGCAGCTGACTATGTTGTGGCTGAAGCAGACGCAACGATTTCCATGAATTTTATTGGTATAGGTCTTGTCCCTGATGGAGGCGGTCATTTCTGGCTCCAGGAGAGGTTAGGGACCCATCAGGCTAAGCAATTTGCGTGGGAAGGTCAACAAATGAAGGCTAAGGAAGCGTTCGATCATAAACTTGTGGACATTGTCCTTAACGATTCGTTTCATGATGAAGTAGCGGCAATTGCAAGGAAATGGAGTATGCGTCCTTTGCAATCGATGATCAAGACCAAACAGATTTATCATCAATACGGCGTGGATAAACTTCTTCAATATCTTTCCAAAGAACGACAAGCCCAGTGGGAGTTAAGACAGACAAAAGATCACCTGGAAGGTGTTACAGCCTTTATGGAGAAACGAAAACCCAATTTTCAAGGAAGATAA
- a CDS encoding YlbF family regulator, giving the protein MANLYDHAYDLEKAIRNSEEFTGLKEAYEAVMNDEAAKKMFDDFRQTQMTLQQKQMQGEEISEEEVEQARKVVELVQQHPQISKLMEEEQRLNTVINDISRIITKPLEELYGNPEEPQQ; this is encoded by the coding sequence ATGGCAAATCTATATGATCACGCGTATGATTTAGAAAAAGCGATTCGAAATAGCGAAGAATTCACAGGCTTGAAAGAAGCTTATGAAGCAGTAATGAATGATGAAGCTGCTAAGAAAATGTTCGACGATTTCCGTCAGACTCAAATGACACTTCAGCAAAAGCAAATGCAAGGTGAAGAGATTTCTGAAGAGGAAGTCGAGCAAGCGCGTAAAGTCGTTGAACTTGTTCAACAGCACCCACAAATTTCCAAACTTATGGAAGAAGAGCAGCGCTTGAACACAGTCATCAATGACATCAGCCGTATCATCACAAAGCCTCTTGAAGAGCTTTACGGCAATCCAGAAGAACCACAACAATAA
- a CDS encoding DUF445 domain-containing protein, whose protein sequence is MNPVILIVIMIIIGAMIGGVTNSLAIKMLFRPYRAIYIGKYRLPFTPGLIPKRQQELARQLGKMVVEHLLTPEGLRRKLKAPIFQDQVTTWAQKEVEGWLDHPATIKDLARDLDVDISSKKLEKSVSGWIEDRYHTIMSEYRHVPLEEILSEEWKRKAEKGTDRLADHIQESIIRYFQSREGRQKVTALIENYLDNQGFLGNMISSFMGPDGITERIYPAITRYIADNEMNVWLRGMLQSELKELMQHRVSFFEDKIGRETIGRVLGQSVAKALPIEKWVTRSIAEWTRPHREKIVYNLVPLFITKMTELLSSRMDRMMETMHLSEIVQEEVEAFQVQRLEEMVLGISRREFKMITYLGALLGGLIGMLQGIIVLFFG, encoded by the coding sequence ATGAATCCTGTGATATTGATCGTAATAATGATTATAATAGGCGCAATGATAGGAGGGGTCACGAATTCATTAGCTATCAAAATGTTATTTCGTCCCTATCGTGCCATTTATATTGGAAAATACCGTTTGCCGTTTACTCCTGGACTTATCCCAAAACGACAGCAGGAACTTGCCCGGCAATTGGGAAAGATGGTTGTTGAGCATTTGCTGACTCCTGAAGGTTTACGCAGAAAGTTAAAAGCTCCTATTTTTCAGGACCAGGTTACCACTTGGGCTCAAAAAGAAGTTGAAGGTTGGCTTGATCACCCAGCGACTATAAAGGACCTCGCCCGTGACCTGGACGTGGACATTTCATCAAAGAAGCTTGAAAAATCAGTGTCTGGATGGATTGAAGACCGCTACCATACGATTATGAGTGAGTACCGGCATGTACCATTAGAAGAAATTCTCTCTGAAGAATGGAAGCGCAAAGCTGAAAAAGGAACCGATCGTTTGGCTGATCATATCCAAGAAAGTATCATCAGGTACTTTCAAAGCAGAGAAGGCAGACAAAAAGTAACAGCTCTTATTGAAAATTATCTTGATAATCAAGGGTTCCTCGGGAACATGATTTCTTCCTTCATGGGACCTGATGGAATTACAGAGCGAATTTATCCCGCTATTACAAGATATATTGCCGACAATGAAATGAATGTTTGGCTGAGAGGGATGCTTCAATCAGAACTTAAAGAACTTATGCAGCATCGAGTAAGTTTTTTTGAAGACAAAATTGGGCGAGAGACGATTGGGCGTGTGCTTGGCCAATCTGTAGCCAAGGCTTTGCCAATCGAAAAATGGGTGACAAGGTCTATAGCTGAATGGACCCGTCCCCACCGTGAGAAAATTGTTTATAATCTCGTTCCGCTCTTTATCACGAAAATGACCGAGCTTCTCTCATCTAGAATGGACCGTATGATGGAAACCATGCATCTTTCTGAAATTGTTCAGGAAGAAGTGGAAGCCTTTCAGGTTCAACGTTTGGAAGAGATGGTATTAGGCATTTCAAGAAGGGAATTCAAAATGATCACCTATTTAGGTGCCTTACTTGGTGGATTAATTGGAATGCTGCAAGGGATTATTGTGCTATTTTTCGGATAA
- a CDS encoding ferritin-like domain-containing protein: MYNQPNRFLAMLKVAIENEWNANDFYKRLGEDTSNRMFKDYIKHAEDDELEHYKMFQRLHYQLTGQYHRFKPEKVMYQSFEDGVKKAQKDEFEAAEMYREMLFMLPNQMAYQPLFIAMTDEMEHATRFGTILGRLK; the protein is encoded by the coding sequence ATGTATAACCAACCCAACCGGTTCTTGGCAATGCTGAAGGTGGCAATAGAAAACGAGTGGAATGCGAACGATTTCTATAAACGTCTAGGTGAGGATACGAGCAATCGCATGTTTAAAGACTATATTAAGCATGCAGAAGATGATGAGCTGGAGCACTACAAAATGTTTCAACGCCTGCATTATCAGTTAACAGGTCAGTACCATCGGTTCAAACCGGAAAAGGTGATGTATCAGTCTTTTGAAGACGGTGTGAAAAAAGCACAGAAGGATGAGTTTGAAGCAGCTGAAATGTATCGTGAAATGCTCTTTATGCTTCCGAATCAAATGGCTTATCAGCCTTTATTTATTGCAATGACAGATGAAATGGAACATGCCACACGTTTTGGCACAATTTTAGGACGTTTAAAATAA